A portion of the Gossypium arboreum isolate Shixiya-1 chromosome 8, ASM2569848v2, whole genome shotgun sequence genome contains these proteins:
- the LOC108470020 gene encoding DNA-directed RNA polymerase IV subunit 1-like isoform X1, which produces MASMESDSSEEQENSTAFLTGIKFHVSNDADNENMSILEITAPSEVSDPRLGFPNFSNHCTTCDARDMKQCEGHFGVIKFPYTILHPFFLSEVVHILNKICPGCKSIRKDLWMKGANSIARLLETKGCKYCVGNSIEWYPPMRFKITSKELFRKSAIMVEVSENSLMKVRKRGRQALPADYWDFIPKDQQQEEGFVKPGRRVLSHAQVRHLLKDVDPEFIKKFISEADSIFLNCFPVTPNSHRVTEIMHTSSNAQRLIFDERTRVYKKLVDFRGLANELSSHVLECLKISKLHVEKPSTEDSALIAALKKNKDSASNMSGLRYMKDVILGKRNDHCFRMVLTGNPNLKLSEIGIPCHVAEKLQIAEQLNRWNEERLKTCCNLRILEKGEIRIRRESKLVRIRHNEKVQVGDTIYRPLNDGDTVLINRPPSIHQHSLIALSVKVLPVNSVVSINPLICSPFRGDFDGDCLHGYVPQSINTRVELSELVSLDRQLINGQSGRNLLSLSHDSLTAAYLVKEDGVLLNLFQMQQLEMFCPNHSPLPAIVKAPLLSNPVWTGKQLFSMLFPPEFDYVFAPSDVVIHNGDLICSSEGSTWLRDADGNLFQSLIKHYQGKVLDFLHAAQEVLCEWLSMRGLSVSLLDLYLSPDSDSQKNMMDEIFYGLQEAEQTCNFKQLMVDSCQDFLAGNDEETNRFMVLDVEQMCYEKQRSAALSQASVDSFKQVFRDIQNLLYKYANKENSLFTMFKAGSKGNLLKLVQHSMCLGLQHSLVPLSFRFPHQLSCAAWNNQKSHILTQKVDDTDESAKKYIPYAVVESSFVKGLNPLECFVHSVTTRDTSFSDNADLPGTLSRRLMFFMRDLCTAYDGTVRNAYGDQVVQFCYNTNKGRFSPTSCPDKLVSQGNSLPDGIGGQPVGSLSACAISEAAYSALDQPISLLESSPLLNLKRVLECGSKRSNADQTMSLFLSGKLVRRRHGQEYGALEVKNHLERLIFKDIVSTVSIIFSPQMSSENRFSPWVCHFHVFKDIVKRRRLTVHSIIDALHMHCTNAKRLWKINLPDMQVTSKACSIIDMENEDDTFCITVTIVECKTSRIELDVIEDMVIPSLLEAVVKGFPEIKKVEILWNEEIRVPNSHKSAPGELYLRVSVSGDFGITKLWSVLMNDCLQLMDIIDWTRSHPDNINQFCLAFGIDAGWRFFLNNMKSAISDTGKSILNEHLHLAANCLSATGEFVGLNSKGLKQQREHAFVSSPFMQACFSNPSACFVKAAKTGVADNLQGTIDLLAWGRVPHIGTGGQFDIVYSMKDEELAEPVDVYKLLGDSINSKKQDIEFEIPKVFNSTSEKHSSSFKGALRDSVFDEWKKIETKTRSLLRGRLTLNDVQRLERNLKNILRKYPIDHRVSEADWDTLMMALYFHPHRVEKIGSGAKEIKVGHHPDHADSRCFFLVRTDETTVDFSYRKCVVGALEIIAPRRAQSYKSKWLQHGSL; this is translated from the exons ATGGCCTCCATGGAAAGTGACTCATCTGAAGAGCAAGAAAATTCAACTGCCTTTCTCACTGGCATAAAATTTCATGTCTCGAACGATGCTGATAAT GAGAACATGTCTATCTTGGAAATTACTGCACCCAGTGAGGTGTCTGATCCTAGGTTGGGGTTTCCGAATTTTTCTAATCATTGCACCACTTGTGATGCCAGAGATATGAAACAATGTGAAG GCCATTTTGGGGTTATTAAATTTCCATACACAATACTCCATCCATTTTTTCTTTCAGAAGTTGTACATATATTAAATAAGATTTGCCCAGGATGTAAATCGATCCGGAAAGATCTATGGATGAAG GGTGCTAATTCTATAGCCAGATTACTTGAAACCAAGGGGTGTAAATATTGTGTT GGGAATTCAATAGAGTGGTATCCACCCATGAGATTCAAGATAACCTCGAAAGAGCTTTTCAGAAAAAGTGCAATCATGGTAGAGGTAAGTGAAAATTCTTTAATGAAGGTCCGGAAGAGAGGAAGGCAAGCATTACCTGCAGATTACTGGGACTTTATTCCAAAAGATCAACAACAAGAAGAAGGTTTTGTGAAACCAGGTAGAAGAGTCCTATCACATGCCCAG GTTCGACATTTGTTGAAGGACGTTGATCCAGAGTTCATTAAAAAGTTTATTTCAGAAGCAGACTCTATTTTCCTCAATTGTTTTCCTGTGACACCCAATAGTCACCGAGTGACAGAAATCATGCATACATCTTCTAATGCGCAGCGATTGATCTTT GATGAAAGAACCAGGGTTTACAAGAAACTGGTTGATTTCAGAGGGCTAGCAAATGAATTGAGCTCTCATGTATTGGAATGCCTAAAAATTTCTAAG CTGCATGTGGAGAAGCCATCAACTGAAGATTCTGCACTCATTGCTGCTCTGAAAAAGAATAAAGATTCTGCTTCCAACATGTCAGGTTTAAGATATATGAAAGATGTTATTCTTGGGAAGAGAAATGATCATTGCTTCCGCATGGTTCTTACTGGAAACCCAAATCTTAAACTGTCTGAAATTGGTATCCCATGTCATGTTGCCGAGAAATTGCAAATCGCTGAGCAACTGAACAGGTGGAATGAGGAGAGATTGAAAACTTGTTGTAATCTGCGTATTCTTGAGAAGGGTGAGATTCGCATTAGGAGAGAAAGTAAATTAGTTAGAATTCGTCATAATGAAAAGGTCCAAGTAGGGGACACTATCTATAGGCCCCTAAATGATGGGGATACAGTACTTATAAATAGACCTCCTTCTATACATCAACACTCTCTCATTGCACTATCTGTTAAAGTTCTACCTGTCAATTCAGTTGTTTCGATAAACCCACTAATATGTTCCCCTTTTCGTGGAGATTTTGATGGTGATTGCCTTCATGGTTATGTTCCTCAGTCCATTAACACAAGGGTTGAGCTCAGTGAGCTTGTTTCTTTGGATAGGCAGCTAATTAATGGCCAAAGTGGTCGAAATCTGCTTTCACTCAGTCATGATAGTTTAACGGCTGCTTATTTGGTCAAGGAGGATGGGGTACTATTGAACCTGTTCCAGATGCAACAGCTGGAAATGTTCTGTCCTAATCATTCACCGTTGCCAGCGATTGTCAAAGCTCCTTTGCTAAGTAATCCTGTTTGGACTGGAAAGCAGTTATTTAGCATGCTCTTTCCTCCcgaatttgattatgtttttgCACCAAGTGATGTTGTAATCCACAATGGGGATCTCATATGTTCTTCTGAAGGGTCTACTTGGCTACGAGATGCTGACGGCAACCTTTTCCAAAGTCTTATTAAGCATTACCAAGGAAAGGTCCTTGACTTTTTGCATGCTGCTCAGGAAGTTCTTTGTGAGTGGTTGTCAATGAGGGGTTTGAGTGTTTCACTCTTGGACCTATATCTATCTCCTGACTCAGATTCACAAAAGAACATGATGGATGAAATCTTCTATGGTCTGCAAGAAGCAGAGCAGACATGTAACTTCAAGCAGTTAATGGTTGATTCTTGTCAAGATTTCCTGGCTGGAAACGATGAAGAAACTAATAGGTTCATGGTTTTGGATGTTGAGCAGATGTGCTATGAGAAACAAAGATCTGCTGCACTTAGCCAAGCTTCTGTTGATTCATTTAAGCAAGTTTTCCGTGATATTCAGAATTTACTCTACAAGTATGCAAATAAAGAGAATTCATTATTCACCATGTTCAAAGCAGGGAGCAAGGGTAACTTGCTGAAGTTAGTACAGCATAGTATGTGTCTTGGATTGCAACATTCACTTGTCCCTTTATCATTCAGATTTCCTCATCAGCTCTCATGTGCTGCATGGAATAATCAAAAGTCTCACATCTTAACCCAAAAGGTTGATGATACTGATGAGTCTGCTAAGAAATATATCCCCTATGCTGTGGTCGAAAGTTCGTTTGTGAAGGGTCTGAATCCATTAGAATGTTTTGTTCATTCAGTGACTACTCGAGACACATCTTTCAGTGACAATGCTGACCTTCCTGGGACGCTGTCACGAAGGTTGATGTTCTTCATGCGTGATCTATGCACAGCATATGATGGAACTGTGAGGAATGCATATGGGGATCAGGTTGTTCAGTTCTGTTATAATACCAATAAGGGTAGATTTAGTCCAACTAGTTGCCCTGACAAATTAGTAAGTCAGGGCAATAGTCTTCCTGATGGAATAGGTGGACAACCTGTTGGTTCATTATCTGCCTGTGCCATTTCTGAGGCTGCATATAGTGCATTGGATCAGCCAATTAGTCTACTTGAATCTTCTCCATTGCTGAACTTGAAg AGGGTCCTTGAGTGTGGTTCTAAAAGAAGCAATGCTGACCAGACTATGTCACTATTTTTATCTGGTAAACTTGTAAGGAGAAGGCACGGTCAGGAGTATGGAGCCTTAGAAGTCAAGAATCATTTGGAGAGGCTGATCTTTAAAGATATTGTGTCTACTGTCTCAATAAT CTTCTCTCCACAGATGTCTAGTGAAAACCGTTTCAGTCCTTGGGTTTGCCATTTTCATGTGTTTAAG GATATTGTGAAAAGGAGGCGGCTTACAGTGCATTCTATTATTGATGCTCTTCACATGCACTGCACCAATGCCAAAAGACTATGGAAAATCAATTTGCCTGACATGCAAGTTACAAGCAA GGCTTGTTCTATTATTGACATGGAAAATGAAGATGATACGTTTTGTATCACTgttacaattgttgaatgtaaaactTCTCGTATAGAACTGGATGTGATTGAAGACATGGTGATACCTTCCCTTCTGGAAGCAGTGGTAAAAG GATTCCCGGAGATCAAGAAggtggaaattttatggaatgagGAAATCAGAGTCCCAAATTCTCATAAATCTGCTCCTGGTGAACTTTACTTGAGGGTTTCTGTATCTGGCGATTTTGGTATAACTAAACTCTGGAGTGTGCTTATGAATGATTGCCTCCAACTAATGGATATAATCGATTGGACACGGAGCCATCCAGATAACATTAATCAGTTTTGCTTGGCATTCGGAATAGATGCTGGATGGAGATTTTTTCTCAAT AATATGAAGAGTGCAATATCAGATACTGGCAAGTCTATACTAAATGAACATCTGCATCTTGCTGCCAATTGTCTGTCAGCTACCGGGGAGTTTGTTGGTTTAAATTCAAAAGGCTTGAAACAACAAAGAGAACATGCATTTGTCTCTTCTCCTTTCATGCAAGCATGCTTTTCA AACCCTAGTGCTTGCTTTGTCAAAGCTGCAAAGACTGGAGTTGCGGATAATCTTCAAGGGACCATTGACCTATTGGCTTGGGGAAGGGTTCCTCATATTGGGACTGGTGGACAGTTCGATATAGTCTATTCTATGAAG GATGAAGAGCTTGCAGAACCGGTTGATGTGTATAAGCTGCTAGGAGATTCTATTAATTCCAAGAAGCAGGATATAGAGTTTGAAATACCTAAAGTTTTTAACTCTACATCTGAGAAACATAGTTCTTCATTCAAGGGAGCTCTTCGTGACTCTGTCTTTGATGAGTGGAAGAAGATTGAAACGAAAACAAGGTCACTCTTGAGAGGACGTCTAACCTTGAATGACGTTCAGAGGCTTGAGCGTAATTTAAAGAATATTTTGCGCAA ATATCCTATTGATCACCGGGTAAGTGAAGCTGACTGGGATACCTTGATGATGGCCTTGTACTTTCACCCTCATAGGGTTGAGAAGATCGGATCTGGAGCTAAGGAAATAAAG GTAGGGCATCATCCCGATCATGCAGACAGTCGTTGTTTCTTTTTGGTTAGAACAGATGAGACAACTGTAGATTTCTCATATCGGAAATGTGTTGTCGGTGCACTCGAGATCATTGCACCTCGTAGGGCACAATCCTACAAGTCAAAATGGTTACAACATGGTAGTTTGTAA
- the LOC108470020 gene encoding DNA-directed RNA polymerase IV subunit 1-like isoform X2, which yields MRFKITSKELFRKSAIMVEVSENSLMKVRKRGRQALPADYWDFIPKDQQQEEGFVKPGRRVLSHAQVRHLLKDVDPEFIKKFISEADSIFLNCFPVTPNSHRVTEIMHTSSNAQRLIFDERTRVYKKLVDFRGLANELSSHVLECLKISKLHVEKPSTEDSALIAALKKNKDSASNMSGLRYMKDVILGKRNDHCFRMVLTGNPNLKLSEIGIPCHVAEKLQIAEQLNRWNEERLKTCCNLRILEKGEIRIRRESKLVRIRHNEKVQVGDTIYRPLNDGDTVLINRPPSIHQHSLIALSVKVLPVNSVVSINPLICSPFRGDFDGDCLHGYVPQSINTRVELSELVSLDRQLINGQSGRNLLSLSHDSLTAAYLVKEDGVLLNLFQMQQLEMFCPNHSPLPAIVKAPLLSNPVWTGKQLFSMLFPPEFDYVFAPSDVVIHNGDLICSSEGSTWLRDADGNLFQSLIKHYQGKVLDFLHAAQEVLCEWLSMRGLSVSLLDLYLSPDSDSQKNMMDEIFYGLQEAEQTCNFKQLMVDSCQDFLAGNDEETNRFMVLDVEQMCYEKQRSAALSQASVDSFKQVFRDIQNLLYKYANKENSLFTMFKAGSKGNLLKLVQHSMCLGLQHSLVPLSFRFPHQLSCAAWNNQKSHILTQKVDDTDESAKKYIPYAVVESSFVKGLNPLECFVHSVTTRDTSFSDNADLPGTLSRRLMFFMRDLCTAYDGTVRNAYGDQVVQFCYNTNKGRFSPTSCPDKLVSQGNSLPDGIGGQPVGSLSACAISEAAYSALDQPISLLESSPLLNLKRVLECGSKRSNADQTMSLFLSGKLVRRRHGQEYGALEVKNHLERLIFKDIVSTVSIIFSPQMSSENRFSPWVCHFHVFKDIVKRRRLTVHSIIDALHMHCTNAKRLWKINLPDMQVTSKACSIIDMENEDDTFCITVTIVECKTSRIELDVIEDMVIPSLLEAVVKGFPEIKKVEILWNEEIRVPNSHKSAPGELYLRVSVSGDFGITKLWSVLMNDCLQLMDIIDWTRSHPDNINQFCLAFGIDAGWRFFLNNMKSAISDTGKSILNEHLHLAANCLSATGEFVGLNSKGLKQQREHAFVSSPFMQACFSNPSACFVKAAKTGVADNLQGTIDLLAWGRVPHIGTGGQFDIVYSMKDEELAEPVDVYKLLGDSINSKKQDIEFEIPKVFNSTSEKHSSSFKGALRDSVFDEWKKIETKTRSLLRGRLTLNDVQRLERNLKNILRKYPIDHRVSEADWDTLMMALYFHPHRVEKIGSGAKEIKVGHHPDHADSRCFFLVRTDETTVDFSYRKCVVGALEIIAPRRAQSYKSKWLQHGSL from the exons ATGAGATTCAAGATAACCTCGAAAGAGCTTTTCAGAAAAAGTGCAATCATGGTAGAGGTAAGTGAAAATTCTTTAATGAAGGTCCGGAAGAGAGGAAGGCAAGCATTACCTGCAGATTACTGGGACTTTATTCCAAAAGATCAACAACAAGAAGAAGGTTTTGTGAAACCAGGTAGAAGAGTCCTATCACATGCCCAG GTTCGACATTTGTTGAAGGACGTTGATCCAGAGTTCATTAAAAAGTTTATTTCAGAAGCAGACTCTATTTTCCTCAATTGTTTTCCTGTGACACCCAATAGTCACCGAGTGACAGAAATCATGCATACATCTTCTAATGCGCAGCGATTGATCTTT GATGAAAGAACCAGGGTTTACAAGAAACTGGTTGATTTCAGAGGGCTAGCAAATGAATTGAGCTCTCATGTATTGGAATGCCTAAAAATTTCTAAG CTGCATGTGGAGAAGCCATCAACTGAAGATTCTGCACTCATTGCTGCTCTGAAAAAGAATAAAGATTCTGCTTCCAACATGTCAGGTTTAAGATATATGAAAGATGTTATTCTTGGGAAGAGAAATGATCATTGCTTCCGCATGGTTCTTACTGGAAACCCAAATCTTAAACTGTCTGAAATTGGTATCCCATGTCATGTTGCCGAGAAATTGCAAATCGCTGAGCAACTGAACAGGTGGAATGAGGAGAGATTGAAAACTTGTTGTAATCTGCGTATTCTTGAGAAGGGTGAGATTCGCATTAGGAGAGAAAGTAAATTAGTTAGAATTCGTCATAATGAAAAGGTCCAAGTAGGGGACACTATCTATAGGCCCCTAAATGATGGGGATACAGTACTTATAAATAGACCTCCTTCTATACATCAACACTCTCTCATTGCACTATCTGTTAAAGTTCTACCTGTCAATTCAGTTGTTTCGATAAACCCACTAATATGTTCCCCTTTTCGTGGAGATTTTGATGGTGATTGCCTTCATGGTTATGTTCCTCAGTCCATTAACACAAGGGTTGAGCTCAGTGAGCTTGTTTCTTTGGATAGGCAGCTAATTAATGGCCAAAGTGGTCGAAATCTGCTTTCACTCAGTCATGATAGTTTAACGGCTGCTTATTTGGTCAAGGAGGATGGGGTACTATTGAACCTGTTCCAGATGCAACAGCTGGAAATGTTCTGTCCTAATCATTCACCGTTGCCAGCGATTGTCAAAGCTCCTTTGCTAAGTAATCCTGTTTGGACTGGAAAGCAGTTATTTAGCATGCTCTTTCCTCCcgaatttgattatgtttttgCACCAAGTGATGTTGTAATCCACAATGGGGATCTCATATGTTCTTCTGAAGGGTCTACTTGGCTACGAGATGCTGACGGCAACCTTTTCCAAAGTCTTATTAAGCATTACCAAGGAAAGGTCCTTGACTTTTTGCATGCTGCTCAGGAAGTTCTTTGTGAGTGGTTGTCAATGAGGGGTTTGAGTGTTTCACTCTTGGACCTATATCTATCTCCTGACTCAGATTCACAAAAGAACATGATGGATGAAATCTTCTATGGTCTGCAAGAAGCAGAGCAGACATGTAACTTCAAGCAGTTAATGGTTGATTCTTGTCAAGATTTCCTGGCTGGAAACGATGAAGAAACTAATAGGTTCATGGTTTTGGATGTTGAGCAGATGTGCTATGAGAAACAAAGATCTGCTGCACTTAGCCAAGCTTCTGTTGATTCATTTAAGCAAGTTTTCCGTGATATTCAGAATTTACTCTACAAGTATGCAAATAAAGAGAATTCATTATTCACCATGTTCAAAGCAGGGAGCAAGGGTAACTTGCTGAAGTTAGTACAGCATAGTATGTGTCTTGGATTGCAACATTCACTTGTCCCTTTATCATTCAGATTTCCTCATCAGCTCTCATGTGCTGCATGGAATAATCAAAAGTCTCACATCTTAACCCAAAAGGTTGATGATACTGATGAGTCTGCTAAGAAATATATCCCCTATGCTGTGGTCGAAAGTTCGTTTGTGAAGGGTCTGAATCCATTAGAATGTTTTGTTCATTCAGTGACTACTCGAGACACATCTTTCAGTGACAATGCTGACCTTCCTGGGACGCTGTCACGAAGGTTGATGTTCTTCATGCGTGATCTATGCACAGCATATGATGGAACTGTGAGGAATGCATATGGGGATCAGGTTGTTCAGTTCTGTTATAATACCAATAAGGGTAGATTTAGTCCAACTAGTTGCCCTGACAAATTAGTAAGTCAGGGCAATAGTCTTCCTGATGGAATAGGTGGACAACCTGTTGGTTCATTATCTGCCTGTGCCATTTCTGAGGCTGCATATAGTGCATTGGATCAGCCAATTAGTCTACTTGAATCTTCTCCATTGCTGAACTTGAAg AGGGTCCTTGAGTGTGGTTCTAAAAGAAGCAATGCTGACCAGACTATGTCACTATTTTTATCTGGTAAACTTGTAAGGAGAAGGCACGGTCAGGAGTATGGAGCCTTAGAAGTCAAGAATCATTTGGAGAGGCTGATCTTTAAAGATATTGTGTCTACTGTCTCAATAAT CTTCTCTCCACAGATGTCTAGTGAAAACCGTTTCAGTCCTTGGGTTTGCCATTTTCATGTGTTTAAG GATATTGTGAAAAGGAGGCGGCTTACAGTGCATTCTATTATTGATGCTCTTCACATGCACTGCACCAATGCCAAAAGACTATGGAAAATCAATTTGCCTGACATGCAAGTTACAAGCAA GGCTTGTTCTATTATTGACATGGAAAATGAAGATGATACGTTTTGTATCACTgttacaattgttgaatgtaaaactTCTCGTATAGAACTGGATGTGATTGAAGACATGGTGATACCTTCCCTTCTGGAAGCAGTGGTAAAAG GATTCCCGGAGATCAAGAAggtggaaattttatggaatgagGAAATCAGAGTCCCAAATTCTCATAAATCTGCTCCTGGTGAACTTTACTTGAGGGTTTCTGTATCTGGCGATTTTGGTATAACTAAACTCTGGAGTGTGCTTATGAATGATTGCCTCCAACTAATGGATATAATCGATTGGACACGGAGCCATCCAGATAACATTAATCAGTTTTGCTTGGCATTCGGAATAGATGCTGGATGGAGATTTTTTCTCAAT AATATGAAGAGTGCAATATCAGATACTGGCAAGTCTATACTAAATGAACATCTGCATCTTGCTGCCAATTGTCTGTCAGCTACCGGGGAGTTTGTTGGTTTAAATTCAAAAGGCTTGAAACAACAAAGAGAACATGCATTTGTCTCTTCTCCTTTCATGCAAGCATGCTTTTCA AACCCTAGTGCTTGCTTTGTCAAAGCTGCAAAGACTGGAGTTGCGGATAATCTTCAAGGGACCATTGACCTATTGGCTTGGGGAAGGGTTCCTCATATTGGGACTGGTGGACAGTTCGATATAGTCTATTCTATGAAG GATGAAGAGCTTGCAGAACCGGTTGATGTGTATAAGCTGCTAGGAGATTCTATTAATTCCAAGAAGCAGGATATAGAGTTTGAAATACCTAAAGTTTTTAACTCTACATCTGAGAAACATAGTTCTTCATTCAAGGGAGCTCTTCGTGACTCTGTCTTTGATGAGTGGAAGAAGATTGAAACGAAAACAAGGTCACTCTTGAGAGGACGTCTAACCTTGAATGACGTTCAGAGGCTTGAGCGTAATTTAAAGAATATTTTGCGCAA ATATCCTATTGATCACCGGGTAAGTGAAGCTGACTGGGATACCTTGATGATGGCCTTGTACTTTCACCCTCATAGGGTTGAGAAGATCGGATCTGGAGCTAAGGAAATAAAG GTAGGGCATCATCCCGATCATGCAGACAGTCGTTGTTTCTTTTTGGTTAGAACAGATGAGACAACTGTAGATTTCTCATATCGGAAATGTGTTGTCGGTGCACTCGAGATCATTGCACCTCGTAGGGCACAATCCTACAAGTCAAAATGGTTACAACATGGTAGTTTGTAA